In a single window of the Nicotiana tomentosiformis chromosome 8, ASM39032v3, whole genome shotgun sequence genome:
- the LOC138897089 gene encoding uncharacterized protein produces the protein MYTRFTTLTNELKSLGRIISEEDRFEKILTMVLPLTWESKITAIQELKNIATIPLDELIENLTAYELRRQTMKMDVPRKEKSPALRITEGSNLEDDEMAMITKDFKKYPRRGKGPSRSESYSKSKVPEKKTNDGYCKCGNTDHHIKNYPQWEIEWKKERAERRNRKKE, from the coding sequence atgtatacaaggttcactacactcacaaatgaactaaagtctcttggaaggattatttctgaagaagatAGATTCGAGAAGATACTGACTATGGTTCTGCCTcttacttgggagagcaaaatcactgccattcaaGAATTAAAGAACATTGCCACTATCCCACTGGATGAATTAATTGAAAATCttactgcttatgaacttaggagacaaaccatgaaaatggatgtacctaGGAAGGAAAAGAGCccggcactcagaatcactgaaggttctaatctggaagatgatgaaatggctatgatcaccaaggacttcaagaagtacccgAGGAGAGGAAAGGGTCCTTCAAGAAGTGAAAGCTATAGTAAGTCAAAAGTTCCTGAGAAGAAAACCAATGATGGATACTGCAAGTGTGGAAatactgatcaccacatcaagaactatcctcaatgggaaattgaatggaagaaggaaagagctgaacgaaggaacaggaagaaggaaTAG